One genomic window of Thalassolituus hydrocarboniclasticus includes the following:
- a CDS encoding MBL fold metallo-hydrolase, whose translation MTRNASDYSLKFLGTGSGGQPDMGCSAAVLELNQQPVLLIDCGYGTLSAYQKHYKRLPQAIFITHGHLDHIADLEILTVQARLQQHPAIRLYVPLNLITLLHQRLATYPGAMAEGGHNFWQSFQLLPVTDTFIHQDLTFRLHATRHHQPGSSYALHLPGVLFYSGDTRPIPEILCHELSGQERIFHDCGLQPNPSHTGLDDLAREYPPALRQRFVLYHYANEQAAAALEQAGYQVARPGNSISLGTESNA comes from the coding sequence ATGACCCGAAACGCATCTGATTATTCGCTCAAATTTCTGGGTACCGGCAGCGGCGGCCAACCCGACATGGGCTGCTCCGCCGCAGTGCTGGAACTTAACCAGCAACCCGTACTGCTGATTGACTGTGGTTACGGCACCTTAAGTGCTTACCAGAAGCACTATAAACGCCTGCCGCAAGCGATCTTTATCACCCACGGCCATCTCGATCATATTGCCGATCTGGAGATTCTGACGGTTCAGGCACGCCTGCAACAGCACCCTGCCATTCGCTTATATGTGCCGCTTAATCTGATTACCTTACTGCATCAGCGGCTGGCGACCTACCCGGGCGCCATGGCCGAAGGCGGGCACAACTTCTGGCAATCGTTTCAGCTGCTGCCGGTTACCGATACCTTTATTCATCAGGATCTGACCTTCCGCCTGCACGCCACGCGCCATCACCAGCCCGGTTCCAGCTATGCCCTGCATTTGCCCGGCGTATTGTTTTACAGTGGTGACACCCGCCCGATTCCGGAAATTCTCTGCCATGAGCTGAGCGGTCAGGAACGGATCTTCCATGACTGCGGTCTTCAGCCCAATCCTTCTCATACCGGTCTGGACGATCTGGCGCGCGAATATCCGCCCGCACTGCGCCAGCGCTTCGTGCTTTATCACTATGCCAATGAACAGGCCGCCGCGGCGCTGGAACAGGCCGGCTATCAGGTCGCCCGCCCCGGCAACAGCATCAGCCTTGGCACGGAGAGCAACGCATGA
- a CDS encoding class I SAM-dependent methyltransferase, whose amino-acid sequence MNTSSQPDHTKLDEQQLNQAISTMLDDARVSAQSLPQCPQISLWLVEPESMRRAFSQEEILRIQTYPAYWAFCWASGQVLAREILANPHWVKGKKVMDFGAGSGVVAIACVLAGAREVIACDIDPDALLSCAANARLNNVGYRLHPDLFAFDEDLDLLIAADVLYDRANLPLLEVFRQKAQQVIVADSRVKDFHFPPYQATGRSESFTVPDLDELDEFRWVNLYRA is encoded by the coding sequence ATGAATACCAGCTCACAGCCAGACCACACAAAACTGGATGAGCAGCAGCTGAATCAGGCCATCAGCACCATGCTCGACGATGCCCGCGTCAGCGCACAGTCGCTGCCACAGTGTCCGCAAATCAGCCTCTGGCTGGTTGAGCCGGAAAGCATGCGCCGGGCGTTCAGTCAGGAAGAAATCCTGCGTATTCAGACCTACCCCGCCTACTGGGCCTTCTGCTGGGCCAGTGGTCAGGTGCTGGCGCGGGAGATTCTGGCCAACCCGCACTGGGTAAAGGGCAAAAAGGTGATGGACTTCGGTGCCGGTTCTGGTGTGGTCGCCATCGCCTGTGTACTAGCCGGTGCGCGCGAAGTCATCGCCTGCGATATCGACCCCGATGCGCTGTTATCCTGCGCCGCCAATGCACGGCTGAATAACGTCGGTTACCGCCTGCATCCGGATTTGTTCGCCTTTGACGAGGACCTCGACCTGCTGATTGCCGCTGACGTGCTATACGACCGCGCCAACCTGCCGTTACTGGAAGTGTTTCGCCAGAAAGCACAACAAGTCATCGTCGCCGACTCACGCGTTAAGGATTTTCATTTTCCGCCTTATCAGGCCACCGGGCGCAGTGAGTCGTTTACCGTGCCCGACCTCGACGAACTGGATGAATTCCGCTGGGTTAATCTGTACCGGGCGTAA
- a CDS encoding alkaline phosphatase D family protein has translation MSNRADLSRRSFLKSVAAGAGAVSVPAALTGCFGDDDDKRDLTVFVFGHGVASGDPLADAVIIWTRVTPSDTGAEAQVGWVVATDEAMSNVVASGSVYTDSKRDFTVKVDVTGLNADTVYYYQFAGKDGAVTPVGQTRTLPVGSVDSVKLAVCSCANLPAGYFNVYNEIANSDADVVLHLGDYIYEYGANEYPPAAAQVREPDPLVETLTLTHYRARYAKYRTDTALQLAHQKKPFICVWDDHELANDTWKGGAENHGEDEGSFEERRAAAIQAYHEWLPIRSGADKAKIWRAFEFGNLVNLTMLDTRMYARDKPLDYKNYLVPGTTDIDAAAFRADLENRNRGLLGAEQQTFAIGSMFNSTATWQVLGQQVLMGRIFIPIELLTKLGEIEEKIKAGEDASVTQAAVAGLLVELANLKDSDPTSTRLTEAAPYNLDAWDGYFPAREEILQRAQMLNKNLVVLAGDTHNAWASDLYPADANTGETVRSNGSVGVEFATSSVTSPGFETYVGFGAIPDPVTRAEQQAGFELAVTKLVDDLKYLNSAQRGYMLVEFTPEKSSCEWVYVDTITSETYNASVRKKMEVKPGYGNRTLTDVPLAP, from the coding sequence ATGTCTAACCGAGCTGATCTGAGCCGCCGTAGTTTTTTAAAGTCTGTTGCCGCCGGTGCCGGCGCAGTCTCTGTGCCTGCCGCCTTAACCGGCTGTTTTGGTGATGATGACGATAAACGCGACCTGACCGTGTTTGTGTTTGGCCACGGTGTGGCTTCTGGTGATCCACTGGCCGATGCCGTGATCATCTGGACCCGCGTAACCCCATCCGACACGGGTGCCGAAGCTCAGGTAGGCTGGGTTGTGGCGACCGACGAAGCCATGAGCAACGTGGTGGCCAGTGGCTCTGTTTACACTGACAGCAAGCGCGATTTTACCGTAAAAGTCGATGTTACCGGCCTGAACGCCGACACTGTGTATTACTACCAGTTCGCCGGTAAAGACGGTGCTGTGACTCCGGTTGGTCAGACCCGCACTCTGCCTGTAGGCAGTGTTGATAGTGTGAAACTGGCGGTGTGCTCCTGCGCTAACCTGCCTGCCGGTTACTTCAACGTCTACAACGAAATTGCTAACAGCGATGCCGATGTTGTGCTGCATCTGGGTGACTATATCTATGAGTACGGTGCTAACGAGTATCCGCCTGCTGCCGCTCAGGTCCGTGAGCCGGACCCGCTGGTTGAAACCCTGACCCTGACCCATTACCGCGCCCGTTACGCCAAATATCGTACCGATACCGCGCTGCAGCTGGCGCACCAGAAAAAGCCGTTTATCTGCGTCTGGGATGACCACGAGCTGGCCAACGATACCTGGAAAGGTGGTGCTGAAAACCACGGTGAAGACGAAGGTTCGTTTGAAGAACGCCGCGCCGCAGCCATTCAGGCTTATCACGAGTGGCTGCCGATCCGCTCTGGTGCCGATAAAGCCAAAATCTGGCGTGCTTTTGAATTCGGTAATCTGGTCAACCTGACCATGCTGGATACGCGTATGTATGCCCGCGATAAGCCGCTTGATTATAAAAATTATCTTGTTCCGGGTACCACGGATATTGATGCCGCTGCATTCCGCGCTGATCTGGAAAACCGCAATCGTGGCCTGCTCGGTGCAGAGCAGCAGACCTTTGCCATTGGCTCCATGTTCAACAGTACAGCCACCTGGCAGGTGCTGGGCCAGCAGGTGCTGATGGGGCGTATTTTTATTCCTATTGAGCTGCTAACAAAGCTTGGTGAAATTGAAGAGAAAATCAAAGCGGGTGAGGATGCCTCTGTGACTCAGGCTGCAGTGGCCGGATTACTGGTTGAACTGGCAAATCTGAAAGACAGTGATCCGACCAGTACGCGTCTGACGGAAGCCGCCCCTTACAATCTGGATGCCTGGGATGGCTATTTCCCGGCGCGTGAAGAAATTCTGCAGCGTGCACAGATGCTGAATAAGAACCTGGTGGTTCTGGCGGGTGATACCCATAACGCCTGGGCCAGTGATCTGTATCCGGCGGATGCCAATACCGGAGAGACCGTGCGCAGTAACGGATCGGTCGGGGTGGAATTTGCAACCTCTTCGGTTACTTCGCCGGGTTTCGAAACCTATGTCGGTTTTGGTGCTATTCCTGATCCGGTTACCCGTGCTGAGCAGCAGGCGGGTTTTGAGTTGGCAGTAACAAAATTGGTTGATGATCTGAAGTATCTCAACTCCGCCCAGCGTGGTTATATGCTGGTGGAATTTACTCCGGAGAAATCCAGCTGTGAGTGGGTTTATGTCGATACCATCACCAGCGAAACCTATAACGCTTCAGTACGGAAAAAGATGGAGGTCAAACCAGGTTACGGTAACCGTACCCTGACAGACGTTCCTCTGGCTCCCTGA
- a CDS encoding ribonuclease R family protein, whose amino-acid sequence MSTPHYEGRVRSTGGRFGFVNTDDGQQFFLAPDEMDKVLPGDRIEFRVEPAGEGKEQAIIEKLLKTELNEFFGKYIVRGKGHFVEADHPTLNRWIFVPPAKRMGAADGDLVKAHISQHPFPKGKAQADIDAIIGKPTDAHIEQTFIKAKWQLPVDFDASVSAQVAELTATGLDAVLSERTDLTHLPFVTIDSAGTRDIDDALYAEARSQGWTLWIAIADPAALIQPGTALDHAALQRATSVYFPDQVVPMLPPELSEQLCSLQADQLRPAMAVELRIGEAGEIEQIHIYNASIRSRAKLSYNQVAQLIDGESSDIPAELHGHLVHLDNCARALAAFRKNHCLVMEDRPDFKLVTDEQGKVKDIVRIERNQAHRLVEECMLACNRAVAGWLAEKGSGFFIEHAGVRTERQGEVAALLKEHLPLEKKPSLNSLEDYVSLMQQADASNSDLPLRMIISRQLERSNLSLDAKPHMGLGFAHYTTFTSPLRKYNDLLIHRIVKALLTESSVQLPDESILLNIQSAQSNARMAANQAETWLKLLWLAQQDKEQLYDASIVHMNSTGFTVRLDNTGIEGTIDRRKAGNGWTFETKTLTHRNEEQRFVLGQAVRVKLADVQPQARIARFVLA is encoded by the coding sequence TTGAGCACGCCCCACTATGAGGGCCGGGTACGCTCCACCGGTGGCCGCTTTGGCTTCGTCAATACTGACGATGGCCAACAGTTTTTTCTCGCCCCGGATGAAATGGACAAAGTCCTGCCCGGCGATCGTATTGAATTCCGGGTTGAACCCGCGGGCGAAGGCAAAGAGCAGGCTATTATTGAAAAACTGCTCAAGACCGAGCTGAACGAGTTCTTCGGCAAATACATTGTGCGGGGGAAAGGTCACTTCGTTGAGGCTGATCACCCGACCCTTAATCGCTGGATTTTTGTGCCGCCGGCCAAGCGCATGGGCGCAGCCGATGGTGATCTGGTAAAGGCTCATATCAGCCAGCACCCATTCCCGAAAGGTAAAGCTCAGGCCGATATCGACGCCATTATCGGTAAGCCAACCGACGCCCATATTGAGCAGACCTTTATCAAAGCCAAGTGGCAGCTGCCTGTTGATTTTGATGCCAGCGTCAGCGCTCAGGTCGCCGAACTGACCGCTACAGGGCTGGACGCTGTCCTGAGTGAACGCACCGATCTTACTCACCTGCCCTTTGTTACCATCGACTCTGCCGGCACCCGCGACATTGACGATGCTCTCTATGCCGAAGCCCGCAGTCAGGGCTGGACTCTGTGGATTGCCATTGCCGATCCGGCGGCATTAATTCAGCCCGGCACCGCGCTTGATCATGCCGCCCTGCAGCGTGCCACCTCGGTGTATTTCCCCGATCAGGTTGTTCCTATGCTGCCGCCGGAATTGTCTGAACAGTTGTGCTCGCTGCAGGCTGACCAGCTGCGTCCGGCCATGGCGGTTGAACTGCGTATCGGTGAAGCCGGCGAGATTGAACAGATTCATATCTATAACGCCAGCATACGCAGCCGCGCCAAACTCAGTTACAACCAGGTTGCACAATTAATTGATGGCGAAAGCAGTGATATTCCGGCCGAACTGCATGGTCACCTGGTGCATCTGGATAACTGTGCCCGCGCACTGGCCGCCTTCCGTAAGAACCACTGCCTGGTAATGGAAGACCGTCCGGATTTCAAACTGGTTACCGATGAACAGGGCAAAGTGAAAGACATCGTCCGTATCGAACGTAATCAGGCACACCGTCTGGTAGAAGAATGCATGCTGGCCTGTAACCGTGCGGTTGCCGGTTGGCTGGCAGAAAAAGGCAGTGGCTTCTTTATTGAGCACGCCGGTGTCCGTACTGAACGCCAGGGCGAAGTGGCGGCGTTATTAAAAGAACATCTGCCGCTGGAGAAAAAACCCAGCCTGAATAGCCTGGAAGATTACGTCAGCCTGATGCAGCAGGCGGATGCCAGCAACAGCGACTTACCATTGCGTATGATTATCAGCCGCCAGCTTGAGCGCAGTAATTTATCGCTGGATGCCAAGCCGCATATGGGGCTGGGCTTTGCGCACTACACCACTTTTACGTCACCGTTGCGCAAGTACAACGACCTGCTGATTCACCGCATTGTTAAAGCCTTGCTGACCGAAAGCAGCGTACAACTGCCGGATGAAAGTATTCTGCTGAATATCCAGAGTGCGCAGAGCAATGCTCGCATGGCCGCTAATCAGGCAGAAACCTGGCTGAAACTTTTGTGGCTTGCGCAACAGGATAAAGAGCAACTGTACGACGCCAGCATTGTGCATATGAACTCAACCGGCTTCACTGTTCGTCTGGATAATACCGGCATAGAAGGAACAATCGACCGCCGTAAGGCCGGTAACGGCTGGACCTTTGAAACCAAAACGCTGACCCATCGCAACGAAGAACAACGCTTTGTCCTTGGTCAGGCCGTACGGGTTAAACTGGCAGACGTGCAACCTCAGGCTCGTATCGCCCGCTTTGTATTGGCATAA
- a CDS encoding FeoA family protein — protein MTSQTLDQLSVGTQARIIGFTATEANFRRKLLALGLMPGAQIEVRRFAPLGDPMQIQLRGASVSLRKQEASIIQVEVIV, from the coding sequence ATGACATCGCAAACTCTTGATCAGCTCAGCGTTGGTACTCAGGCCCGTATAATCGGATTCACTGCAACCGAAGCCAACTTCCGCCGCAAACTGCTGGCGCTGGGATTAATGCCGGGTGCTCAGATTGAAGTACGGCGCTTCGCTCCATTAGGTGATCCGATGCAGATTCAGCTGCGTGGCGCCTCTGTCAGCCTGCGCAAGCAGGAAGCCTCCATTATTCAGGTAGAAGTCATCGTATGA
- the feoB gene encoding Fe(2+) transporter permease subunit FeoB, which yields MNRAVIGVIGNPNCGKTTLFNALTGAKQKVGNWPGVTVERKEGNLVLRGVSHKLVDLPGTYALDSHDDELSTDEKIAREFALSGEAQLIINILDASNLERNLFLTSQLLDMGVPVVCAVNMLDVAEREGIHVDTQLLAQQLGVPVVPIVASTGRGIEELCRILAHHLEHATVATPLLRLDTDFEQAVNQLKEQLQGAVANPFWSATRVLENDIYASEVLPEERRSAVLALAQQLRQSLEQQHGQPIDVLMANSRYRSIQHILQQSLTINTKGRTLSERIDDWVLNRWLGIPFFFGVMYLMFTFAINIGGAFIDFFDIAFATVFVDGTHYLLDGIGAPQWLATLLADGLGGGIQLVATFIPVIGGLYLFLSVIEDSGYMARAAFVMDRLMRAVGLPGKSFVPLIVGFGCNVPAVMAARTMDTHKDRLLTIAMAPFMSCGARLSVYALFAAAFFTENGAFMVFSLYVLGIVMALLTGIALKNTLFKPDLTPFVMELPAYHIPTVKGILIKTWERLKSFCLRAGKTIITVVVVLSFLNSLGSDGSFGNQNKENSVLSKIAHVITPVFTPLGVQEDNWAATVGIITGIFAKEAVVGTLDALYSPETTADSEYSLSAGLLEALQTIPDNFAGIADNLLDPLGLSLISADQGEEQGVHVTTFSTMDALFGSQLAAFSYLVFVLLYTPCVATLGAMAREAGLRWMLFVAGWSTGLAYTTAVIVYQLGSLSQHPLSSLLWVGGSLAFIVLSLWQMRRYGQKHSARLIPLTPV from the coding sequence ATGAACCGAGCTGTTATTGGTGTCATCGGCAATCCGAACTGCGGAAAAACCACCCTGTTCAACGCCCTGACCGGTGCCAAACAAAAAGTGGGCAACTGGCCTGGCGTAACCGTTGAGCGTAAAGAAGGTAATCTGGTATTGCGCGGTGTCAGCCATAAGCTGGTCGACCTGCCCGGCACCTACGCCCTCGACAGTCACGACGATGAACTGTCGACCGATGAAAAAATTGCGCGCGAATTTGCCTTAAGCGGCGAAGCCCAGCTGATCATTAATATCCTTGATGCCAGCAACCTTGAACGTAACCTGTTCTTAACCTCACAGTTACTGGATATGGGCGTACCGGTTGTCTGTGCCGTTAATATGCTCGATGTTGCCGAGCGCGAAGGCATCCATGTTGATACTCAGCTGCTGGCGCAACAACTCGGTGTGCCGGTGGTACCTATTGTCGCCTCTACCGGGCGTGGCATCGAAGAGTTATGCCGCATTCTGGCCCATCATCTGGAACATGCCACTGTTGCCACGCCACTGCTGCGACTGGATACCGACTTTGAGCAGGCCGTTAACCAGCTGAAAGAACAGCTGCAGGGAGCCGTCGCCAATCCGTTCTGGAGCGCCACCCGTGTTCTGGAGAACGATATTTACGCCAGCGAAGTGCTGCCTGAAGAGCGCCGTTCTGCCGTGCTGGCATTAGCCCAGCAACTGCGTCAGTCGCTGGAGCAACAGCATGGTCAGCCGATTGACGTATTAATGGCCAACAGCCGTTACCGCTCGATTCAGCATATTCTGCAGCAATCTCTGACGATCAATACCAAAGGCCGCACCCTGAGTGAGCGTATCGACGACTGGGTACTGAACCGCTGGCTGGGTATACCGTTCTTTTTTGGCGTGATGTACCTGATGTTTACCTTCGCCATTAACATTGGTGGTGCCTTTATCGATTTCTTTGATATCGCCTTTGCCACCGTATTTGTCGATGGCACCCATTATCTGCTGGATGGCATCGGCGCCCCGCAATGGCTGGCAACCCTGCTGGCCGATGGTCTCGGGGGTGGTATTCAGCTGGTTGCTACCTTTATTCCGGTGATCGGCGGACTGTATCTGTTTTTATCGGTAATCGAAGATTCCGGCTATATGGCCCGCGCGGCCTTTGTGATGGATCGCCTGATGCGCGCCGTCGGCCTGCCGGGTAAATCCTTTGTGCCGCTGATTGTCGGTTTCGGCTGTAACGTACCGGCGGTAATGGCCGCACGCACCATGGATACCCATAAAGACCGCCTGCTCACCATTGCCATGGCACCTTTTATGTCCTGTGGCGCACGCCTGTCGGTGTATGCCCTGTTTGCCGCCGCGTTCTTTACTGAAAACGGTGCTTTTATGGTGTTCAGCCTTTATGTGCTGGGTATTGTGATGGCCCTGCTGACCGGTATTGCGCTGAAGAACACGCTGTTCAAACCGGATCTGACGCCCTTTGTTATGGAGCTGCCGGCTTACCATATCCCGACGGTGAAAGGCATTCTGATCAAAACCTGGGAGCGGCTGAAGTCCTTCTGTCTGCGCGCCGGTAAAACCATTATCACCGTGGTGGTGGTGCTGAGTTTCCTTAACTCACTGGGCAGTGACGGTTCATTCGGCAACCAGAATAAAGAAAACTCGGTGCTGTCGAAAATTGCTCATGTGATTACCCCGGTCTTTACCCCGCTGGGTGTACAGGAAGATAACTGGGCCGCCACCGTCGGCATTATCACTGGTATCTTCGCCAAAGAAGCTGTGGTGGGCACACTGGATGCGTTGTACAGCCCGGAAACAACCGCTGACAGTGAATACTCGCTCAGCGCCGGGCTGCTGGAAGCACTGCAAACCATTCCGGATAATTTTGCCGGCATCGCCGACAATCTGCTTGATCCGCTCGGCCTGAGCCTGATCAGCGCCGACCAGGGTGAAGAACAAGGAGTACACGTTACGACCTTCTCTACCATGGATGCGCTGTTTGGCAGCCAGCTGGCCGCCTTCTCTTATCTGGTATTCGTTCTGCTGTACACTCCTTGCGTGGCAACCCTCGGCGCCATGGCCAGAGAGGCCGGTCTGCGCTGGATGCTGTTTGTTGCCGGCTGGAGTACCGGTCTGGCGTATACCACCGCAGTGATCGTCTATCAGCTGGGCAGCCTGTCTCAGCACCCGCTCAGCTCCTTGCTGTGGGTTGGTGGCAGCCTTGCCTTTATCGTTCTCAGCCTGTGGCAGATGCGCCGCTACGGCCAGAAGCACAGCGCCCGCCTGATTCCGCTGACTCCCGTCTGA
- a CDS encoding inorganic phosphate transporter, whose translation MELIADQGHLFIILACIFGVFMAWGIGANDVANAMGTSVGSKAITIKQAVFIAIVFEFAGAFFAGGEVTATIRKGIIDPAVMSGHPELLVFGMLASLLAAGTWLLIASYAGWPVSTTHSIVGAIVGFAAVGISMEAVAWGKVGNIAASWVVSPVIAGSISYVLYKSVKHFIHDTKDPFAQSKRLVPFYIMLVGFVISMVTLLKGLKHLGLKLDFTDAIWISLLIGVGVMAIGRFFVSRIHADPEVSEEIHLANVEKVFAVLMIFTACAMAFAHGSNDVANAIGPVAAVYSVVSHSGEIAAKAAVPMWILLVGAVGIVIGLVTFGHRVIATVGSGITELTPSRGFAATLAAATTVVVASGTGLPISTTHVLVGAILGVGLAMGTDALNYRKIGSIFVSWLVTLPAGALLSIIFFFIFRAIWL comes from the coding sequence ATGGAACTTATAGCCGACCAGGGACATTTATTTATCATCCTGGCCTGCATTTTCGGTGTATTTATGGCCTGGGGAATTGGTGCAAATGATGTTGCCAATGCCATGGGAACGTCAGTTGGTTCCAAAGCCATCACCATCAAGCAAGCTGTCTTTATTGCCATTGTCTTCGAATTTGCCGGTGCATTTTTTGCCGGAGGCGAAGTCACCGCAACCATCCGTAAAGGGATCATTGATCCGGCGGTGATGTCAGGGCACCCTGAGCTGCTGGTATTCGGCATGCTGGCTTCCCTGCTCGCGGCAGGAACCTGGCTGTTAATTGCCTCTTATGCGGGCTGGCCGGTGTCCACCACACATTCTATCGTTGGCGCTATTGTTGGTTTTGCCGCCGTCGGCATTTCCATGGAAGCGGTTGCCTGGGGCAAGGTTGGCAATATTGCTGCCAGCTGGGTTGTATCTCCCGTGATTGCCGGTTCGATTTCTTACGTTCTCTACAAAAGCGTCAAACATTTTATTCACGACACCAAAGACCCTTTCGCTCAGTCTAAGCGTCTGGTGCCGTTCTACATCATGCTGGTCGGCTTCGTTATCTCCATGGTAACCCTGCTGAAAGGTCTTAAGCATCTGGGCCTGAAGCTCGATTTTACCGACGCAATCTGGATCTCCCTGCTGATTGGTGTTGGCGTTATGGCGATTGGCCGTTTCTTTGTCAGCCGCATCCATGCCGATCCGGAAGTCTCTGAAGAGATCCATCTGGCTAACGTCGAAAAAGTCTTCGCTGTGCTGATGATCTTTACCGCCTGCGCCATGGCGTTCGCTCACGGCTCCAACGATGTGGCCAATGCCATTGGTCCGGTTGCCGCGGTTTATAGTGTGGTCAGCCACAGTGGTGAAATTGCCGCCAAGGCAGCGGTTCCGATGTGGATTCTGCTGGTCGGTGCCGTGGGTATTGTGATTGGTCTGGTGACCTTTGGTCATCGTGTGATCGCCACCGTCGGTTCCGGCATTACCGAACTGACCCCTAGCCGTGGCTTTGCCGCCACTCTGGCTGCCGCCACCACCGTAGTGGTTGCTTCAGGCACCGGCCTGCCAATCTCCACCACTCATGTTCTGGTTGGCGCCATTCTGGGTGTTGGTCTGGCCATGGGTACCGATGCCCTGAACTACCGCAAAATCGGCTCTATCTTCGTTTCCTGGCTGGTAACCCTGCCCGCAGGTGCGCTGCTGTCGATTATTTTCTTCTTTATCTTCCGCGCAATCTGGCTGTAA
- a CDS encoding DSD1 family PLP-dependent enzyme, with product MTKMYFQNLTRDLQQAGICTPTLVIDKERLDRNIDHLIDVLNRGFDYRIVAKSLPSVPLLQYIMRRTGTQRLMSFHLPFLMHLVEHIPAADILMGKPMPIAAARHFYQWHSQQTSSMCFAPELQLQWLIDSNERLQQYASMARELNLSLRINLEIDVGLHRGGFLPDKHFMQALQTIAASPLLTLSGLMGYEAHISKIPGVLGGSDKALQQAKDSYRQFTTMITETLGKEALDGLCLNTGGSSTYPLYEQDSVGLVNEIATASALVKPTDFDVFTLEHHQPAVFIAAPVLKIVKDPEIPMASGLSRLLRLFGRLPHQACFIYGGNWLAQPCYPDPCQRASIFGHSSNQELYELPDGHDIKPDDYLFFRPTQSESVFLQFGNIALYEQGRITEWWPVFSYPDKFPPSGQLQSLPGTEALNANA from the coding sequence ATGACCAAAATGTATTTTCAGAACCTGACCCGGGATCTGCAGCAGGCAGGTATCTGCACTCCCACGCTGGTCATTGATAAAGAACGCCTGGATCGCAACATTGATCACCTGATCGATGTGCTGAACCGCGGCTTCGATTACCGCATTGTCGCCAAGTCTCTACCATCGGTTCCCTTGCTGCAATACATCATGCGCCGTACCGGCACTCAGCGCCTGATGAGCTTTCATCTGCCGTTTCTGATGCATCTGGTTGAGCATATTCCCGCCGCCGATATTCTGATGGGAAAGCCGATGCCGATTGCTGCGGCGCGCCATTTTTACCAGTGGCACAGCCAGCAAACCAGCAGCATGTGCTTTGCTCCGGAACTGCAGCTGCAGTGGCTGATCGACAGTAACGAGCGCCTGCAGCAATACGCCAGCATGGCCCGGGAACTGAACCTGAGCCTGCGTATCAATCTGGAAATTGATGTTGGGCTGCACCGTGGTGGCTTTCTGCCCGATAAACATTTTATGCAGGCGCTGCAAACCATCGCCGCCTCTCCGCTGCTGACGCTGTCCGGACTGATGGGTTATGAAGCCCATATCAGCAAAATTCCGGGAGTACTGGGAGGCAGCGATAAAGCCCTGCAGCAGGCCAAAGACAGCTACCGCCAGTTCACCACAATGATTACTGAAACCCTTGGTAAGGAGGCGCTGGATGGGTTGTGTCTGAATACCGGCGGCAGCTCAACCTATCCGCTGTATGAGCAGGACAGCGTTGGACTGGTGAACGAAATTGCCACGGCCTCAGCACTGGTTAAACCGACCGATTTTGATGTATTCACACTGGAACATCACCAGCCGGCGGTCTTTATTGCCGCACCGGTACTGAAGATAGTGAAAGACCCGGAAATTCCGATGGCCAGCGGTCTGTCACGCTTACTGCGCTTATTCGGCCGTCTGCCCCATCAGGCCTGTTTTATTTACGGCGGTAACTGGCTGGCACAACCCTGTTACCCGGATCCGTGCCAGCGTGCCAGTATTTTTGGCCACTCCAGTAATCAGGAGCTGTACGAGTTACCGGACGGCCATGATATTAAACCTGACGATTATCTGTTTTTCCGCCCGACCCAGAGCGAATCGGTCTTTCTGCAATTCGGCAATATTGCTTTGTATGAGCAGGGCCGGATAACCGAATGGTGGCCGGTATTCAGTTATCCGGACAAGTTCCCGCCCAGCGGCCAGCTGCAGAGCCTGCCGGGAACAGAAGCCCTGAATGCCAATGCCTGA